A DNA window from Pseudarthrobacter sp. W1I19 contains the following coding sequences:
- a CDS encoding alpha-E domain-containing protein produces the protein MLSRIAESLFWIGRYVERADGTARILDVHLERLNHLPMEERKSVAQELLAVMGARPQSEDFGLPELLHALAYDKTSATSIAGSLGAARENARRARETVSSGLWESLNTTYYGLSQHRKDVVGTYRFCNWTLERTAMVSGLADTTVSHDESWLFLVLGRSLERADMTARMLSTRDVLSAGMSWVNMLRCAGAYESFLRTRRAAFGDQHAAEFLLLDRLFPRSIVYALRDADECLAKLDPSAQRVGFINDARRIVGQARTFLEFHRTDDLMSELPEHMERVQKAVSQASDAISRKYFNQADELAWVGEVS, from the coding sequence ATGCTTAGCCGTATAGCCGAGTCCCTTTTCTGGATTGGCCGGTATGTGGAGCGGGCCGATGGCACCGCCCGTATCCTTGACGTCCACCTGGAACGCCTGAACCACCTCCCCATGGAGGAACGCAAGAGCGTGGCCCAGGAGCTCCTGGCGGTAATGGGCGCGCGCCCGCAAAGCGAGGACTTCGGCCTGCCGGAGCTGCTCCACGCCCTGGCCTATGACAAAACCAGTGCCACCTCCATCGCCGGCTCCCTCGGCGCTGCCCGTGAGAACGCACGCCGCGCCAGGGAAACCGTTTCGTCCGGCCTGTGGGAGAGCCTGAACACCACCTACTACGGGCTGAGCCAGCACCGCAAGGACGTGGTGGGCACCTACCGGTTCTGCAACTGGACCCTCGAACGCACCGCCATGGTCAGCGGCCTGGCCGACACCACGGTGAGCCATGACGAGAGCTGGCTGTTCCTCGTTCTGGGACGCTCGCTGGAGCGGGCCGACATGACCGCGCGCATGCTTTCCACCCGCGACGTCCTGTCCGCGGGTATGTCCTGGGTGAACATGCTCCGCTGTGCCGGCGCCTATGAGTCCTTCCTGCGCACCCGGCGGGCAGCCTTCGGTGACCAGCATGCGGCAGAATTCCTGCTGCTGGACCGTTTGTTCCCGCGGTCCATCGTCTACGCGCTCCGCGACGCCGACGAGTGCCTGGCAAAACTTGATCCCTCTGCCCAGAGGGTGGGTTTCATCAACGACGCCCGCCGCATCGTGGGCCAGGCCCGGACCTTCCTTGAGTTCCACCGCACCGACGACCTGATGTCCGAGCTGCCCGAGCACATGGAGCGGGTGCAGAAGGCAGTGTCCCAGGCCTCGGACGCCATTTCCCGTAAGTACTTCAATCAGGCGGACGAACTGGCCTGGGTGGGAGAAGTTTCATGA
- a CDS encoding transglutaminase family protein — translation MTRLSIVHKTAYKYNKRVTLSYNEARMTPLTDSQQVVLESVVKVSPSQAAVSTYRDYWGTRVTAFDMQMPHEHLEVVSNITVEVHRAGKIPSESDIAGWDVLASAETLNTFSDWLPQSRLSGPGDEVLGIIPGVVEGKNPHEAAMAVFEWMRGEMTYMSGSTAVTTNAEEAWGQRKGVCQDLAHLAIGALRSCGIPARYVSGYLHPRSSAGIGETVAGQSHAWLEWWDGDWRSWDPTNHKPAGDFHVTVARGRDYRDVPPLKGILSGGGGSALSVSVEITQLA, via the coding sequence ATGACCCGGCTGAGCATCGTTCACAAGACGGCATACAAGTACAACAAACGCGTCACCCTGTCCTACAACGAGGCCCGGATGACGCCGCTCACCGACTCGCAGCAGGTAGTGCTGGAATCGGTGGTCAAGGTGTCGCCGTCGCAGGCCGCCGTCAGCACCTACCGGGACTACTGGGGGACCAGGGTCACTGCGTTCGACATGCAGATGCCGCACGAGCACCTCGAGGTCGTCTCCAACATCACCGTGGAGGTGCACCGCGCCGGAAAGATCCCTTCTGAGTCCGACATTGCGGGCTGGGATGTCCTGGCTTCAGCCGAGACACTCAACACCTTCAGCGACTGGCTGCCGCAGTCACGGCTGAGCGGACCCGGGGATGAGGTTTTGGGCATCATTCCCGGCGTAGTCGAAGGCAAGAACCCGCACGAGGCTGCCATGGCGGTGTTTGAGTGGATGCGCGGCGAGATGACGTACATGTCCGGTTCCACCGCCGTCACCACGAACGCGGAGGAAGCCTGGGGCCAGCGCAAGGGCGTGTGCCAGGACCTGGCCCACCTCGCCATCGGGGCGCTGCGCAGCTGCGGCATTCCCGCCCGGTACGTGTCCGGGTACCTTCACCCGCGCTCCAGTGCGGGCATTGGCGAAACAGTGGCCGGGCAGTCCCACGCCTGGCTGGAGTGGTGGGACGGGGACTGGCGGAGCTGGGACCCCACCAACCACAAGCCTGCCGGCGATTTCCATGTCACCGTGGCCCGGGGCAGGGACTACCGTGACGTGCCCCCGCTGAAGGGCATCCTGTCCGGCGGCGGCGGATCGGCGTTGAGCGTCAGCGTGGAGATCACCCAGCTCGCCTGA